The following are encoded together in the Pectobacterium wasabiae CFBP 3304 genome:
- a CDS encoding HEPN domain-containing protein has translation MISNSKAFEVLKGQTQSTLDFAVLCCQAVPALKGYIKALEHGSVDKLPDADYFKGEPNIEQLKGFSSKYKKNLGKLLFINTFSYFESYFKDLISEIENFHGGKEAFRDAALKKQKKHMNIHSDQQLILNSNKLREYKKQTHLLKYTKHISALEHTDFRFPSEMLSTFGLIELFKNYSDLKASEIPHVAEYAFGVEISSMELEVYSKYRDLRNKIAHGKISEVEFKEAIEMNYFMRTLALKIDKQVVRNFFLIEFV, from the coding sequence ATGATTAGCAATAGCAAGGCATTTGAGGTTTTAAAAGGTCAAACGCAATCAACATTAGATTTTGCCGTACTATGCTGTCAAGCTGTCCCAGCTTTGAAGGGGTACATTAAAGCATTAGAGCATGGTTCAGTAGATAAACTACCAGATGCTGATTACTTCAAAGGTGAACCAAATATTGAGCAGTTAAAGGGGTTTAGTAGTAAGTATAAAAAAAACCTAGGTAAGCTATTATTCATAAACACATTTAGTTATTTCGAATCCTATTTTAAAGATTTGATCTCTGAGATTGAGAATTTCCATGGTGGTAAGGAGGCGTTTAGAGACGCAGCGTTAAAAAAACAAAAAAAACACATGAACATCCATTCAGACCAGCAGTTAATACTAAACTCCAATAAGTTAAGAGAGTACAAAAAGCAAACTCATCTTTTAAAGTATACAAAACATATATCAGCGCTTGAGCATACTGACTTCAGATTTCCTTCGGAAATGCTTTCCACCTTTGGATTAATTGAGTTATTTAAAAATTATTCTGATTTGAAAGCATCTGAAATACCACATGTGGCCGAGTATGCCTTTGGTGTGGAAATTTCCAGTATGGAATTGGAAGTGTATTCAAAATATAGGGATTTGAGGAATAAAATTGCACATGGGAAAATTAGTGAAGTTGAATTCAAAGAAGCTATCGAAATGAATTATTTTATGAGAACTTTAGCATTAAAAATAGACAAGCAAGTAGTAAGGAATTTTTTTCTAATAGAATTTGTTTGA
- a CDS encoding AAA family ATPase, whose protein sequence is MTILQEILTWTQGLPAWQSDAVSRLLVKQALTPQDHEDLYALLKLNFGIPDPKNRQAKPLTADQIPVQAKKDTDIKLFTIKNLHNVNAIAENQQLVISPTGMTVIYGDNGSGKSGYSRVLKQACRARDQSEPVHPNANLPEVKAGNAQASFNITIDGTDKEVTWYQGKEAPPELSSLAIFDTRCARAYLDNEDDFSYVPYGLGVFEALAKVCQQLKAAIEAEQKLSAVDLTAFAHLNGETAVGKLISALSAKSNIVQIEALANLKPEELTLRNTLEKSLKENNPKEKAGLLRLRARRVTALATNVIEKELIAGPEAITKFKALADKFRTAQAAAALAAKNFKEGENLLPGTGGEAWRELFDAARKFALEAHPNKPFPILGHDDACPLCQQPLAEGAERLLRFESFIQAEAEKNAQTCRKALADEYRPFNAAVITLNFDEITQAEIAEIAPSLVVDIKSFESALAVRHEAIKTAIVSHNWTGLNTVLDSPVVELKELANKLNTEAESLEKASNEEARAALVKQFGELDARLRLNQVREPVLAAVTKLGHLAKLKSCLSAVRTNAISNKASELAEKVVSKELADALNQEFRMLGVGSLSVSLQSRTDRGKALHKLKLHLPQSRSPGEILSEGEQRAIALGSFLAEVGLSGSKGGVVFDDPVSSLDHRRRERVAKRLATEALQRQVIIFTHDIYFLCLLTEEAKQAGATVFTQSLTRRAEGFGIADPELPFEGKNTSKRVGALKAQQQLIAKLYKEGDEQEHQRQTVDAYFRLRMAWERAVEEVLLREVILRFRKGVETQRLIGVIVDDNDYAQVHAGMSRCSNYAHDKAMAGGVAVPDPEELLADILALENWRIQIHKRSEDTAKKRKMGLIVTAV, encoded by the coding sequence ATGACGATATTGCAGGAAATCTTGACTTGGACGCAGGGACTTCCTGCGTGGCAAAGCGATGCAGTTTCTCGCTTATTAGTGAAACAGGCGCTTACGCCACAGGATCATGAGGATTTGTATGCGTTACTCAAACTTAATTTTGGGATTCCTGACCCCAAAAATCGACAAGCTAAGCCGCTAACTGCCGATCAAATTCCAGTACAGGCTAAGAAAGACACAGATATCAAATTATTCACCATCAAGAATCTTCACAATGTTAATGCTATTGCAGAAAATCAGCAGTTGGTGATAAGCCCAACAGGCATGACTGTTATTTATGGTGATAATGGATCAGGCAAATCGGGATACTCACGAGTTTTGAAACAAGCCTGCCGTGCTCGCGATCAGTCAGAACCAGTTCATCCAAATGCTAATTTACCAGAAGTAAAAGCTGGCAATGCTCAGGCATCATTCAACATCACTATTGATGGTACTGACAAGGAGGTAACTTGGTACCAAGGAAAAGAAGCACCACCTGAACTTTCTTCTTTAGCTATCTTTGATACGCGTTGCGCTCGTGCCTATTTAGATAATGAGGATGACTTTTCCTATGTGCCATACGGTTTGGGTGTATTCGAAGCTCTTGCAAAAGTATGTCAACAACTAAAAGCCGCTATTGAGGCAGAGCAAAAACTATCAGCAGTAGATCTCACCGCATTTGCTCACCTAAATGGTGAAACTGCTGTAGGCAAGTTGATCTCAGCGCTCTCTGCGAAATCCAACATTGTACAAATTGAAGCCCTCGCAAATCTCAAACCAGAAGAACTTACATTACGAAATACACTAGAGAAAAGCCTCAAAGAGAACAACCCAAAAGAAAAAGCTGGTTTATTGCGCTTACGCGCACGCCGCGTTACAGCACTTGCCACAAACGTAATCGAAAAAGAGCTTATCGCCGGCCCAGAAGCTATTACAAAGTTTAAAGCCCTTGCTGATAAATTCCGTACAGCCCAAGCAGCAGCAGCTCTAGCCGCAAAAAACTTTAAGGAGGGGGAAAATCTTTTACCAGGGACGGGTGGCGAAGCATGGCGAGAACTATTCGATGCCGCACGAAAATTTGCTTTAGAAGCCCATCCAAATAAGCCGTTCCCTATTCTTGGACATGACGATGCGTGCCCGTTGTGCCAGCAACCACTGGCTGAAGGTGCGGAAAGATTGCTTCGATTTGAGTCTTTTATTCAAGCAGAGGCTGAAAAAAATGCTCAGACATGCCGTAAGGCACTCGCTGATGAATATCGCCCATTCAATGCCGCAGTTATCACGTTGAATTTTGATGAAATAACACAGGCGGAGATAGCCGAAATTGCCCCATCATTAGTTGTCGATATTAAGTCTTTCGAATCCGCATTGGCAGTTCGGCACGAAGCAATCAAAACGGCTATTGTTTCGCATAACTGGACTGGACTAAATACAGTATTAGACTCTCCGGTAGTTGAGTTAAAAGAGTTAGCAAACAAACTGAATACCGAAGCGGAATCCTTGGAAAAAGCTTCGAATGAAGAAGCTCGCGCTGCTTTAGTGAAACAATTTGGAGAATTGGATGCGCGACTAAGACTCAACCAAGTCAGGGAACCCGTACTTGCTGCAGTGACGAAACTTGGACACTTAGCAAAGCTCAAAAGCTGTCTTAGCGCGGTCAGAACAAATGCTATATCCAATAAAGCATCCGAACTAGCGGAAAAGGTCGTATCCAAAGAACTAGCCGACGCATTGAACCAGGAATTTAGAATGTTGGGAGTTGGTAGTTTGAGTGTTTCCCTGCAAAGCCGTACAGATCGAGGGAAAGCACTGCACAAGCTTAAACTTCATTTGCCACAAAGTCGCTCTCCTGGAGAAATATTGAGCGAAGGTGAACAACGAGCCATTGCACTCGGATCATTTCTAGCTGAAGTAGGGTTAAGCGGCAGCAAAGGGGGTGTAGTCTTCGACGATCCTGTATCTTCTCTAGACCATCGCCGACGTGAACGCGTTGCCAAACGCCTCGCAACCGAAGCGTTACAGCGACAAGTTATTATTTTCACCCATGACATCTACTTCCTCTGTTTGTTGACCGAAGAAGCAAAGCAAGCTGGTGCTACAGTGTTTACACAAAGCCTTACTCGCCGCGCAGAAGGCTTTGGTATTGCAGATCCTGAGTTGCCATTTGAGGGAAAAAATACAAGTAAACGCGTTGGAGCGTTGAAAGCGCAGCAACAGTTAATCGCCAAACTATATAAAGAAGGCGATGAGCAGGAGCACCAACGACAGACAGTTGACGCGTATTTTCGCTTACGCATGGCATGGGAACGAGCAGTAGAAGAAGTTCTCCTGCGCGAGGTTATCCTTCGCTTCCGCAAGGGCGTAGAAACACAAAGGCTGATTGGTGTTATTGTAGACGATAATGACTATGCACAAGTCCATGCGGGGATGAGTAGATGCTCCAACTACGCCCATGACAAAGCCATGGCGGGCGGCGTTGCAGTTCCTGACCCAGAGGAACTTCTTGCTGATATTCTCGCTCTAGAGAATTGGCGTATCCAAATACACAAACGCTCAGAAGATACAGCCAAGAAGCGTAAAATGGGACTAATTGTTACTGCGGTATAA
- a CDS encoding ArdC family protein produces the protein MIISLHTQTSAPNTAAATSVSPLEQSGSSKTKFSQTTRTDIYQTVTDNIIAAFEAGVKPWSCPWQRVPGMSGLPSNFATGIAYSGMNIMLLWCSASEQGFGDSRWMTYKQAQAVGGQVRKGEHGTTAIFYTTLEKENEDREIDQIPMLKTFNVFNVEQIDGLPLTTETVSPETTFDPLPEAENLFQKSGANIIEKGQNAFFRPSTDEVWLPERHLFSDAANFYATGLHELVHWSGGKKRLNREMRGRFGSADYAEEELVAELGSAFLMADLGIDGEVLHESYIASWLKALKNDKRYIFKAASAASKAHRYLMDKA, from the coding sequence ATGATCATTTCCCTGCATACCCAGACTAGCGCCCCTAACACCGCAGCGGCGACCAGCGTATCCCCGCTGGAGCAGTCAGGCTCCTCAAAAACGAAATTTTCTCAAACCACCAGAACAGATATTTATCAGACCGTCACAGATAACATCATTGCAGCGTTTGAAGCCGGTGTAAAACCGTGGTCTTGCCCGTGGCAACGAGTGCCGGGCATGTCTGGGTTGCCTTCTAACTTCGCAACCGGTATCGCATATAGCGGAATGAATATCATGCTGTTGTGGTGCAGTGCGTCAGAACAGGGCTTCGGTGATTCACGTTGGATGACCTACAAACAAGCACAGGCAGTAGGTGGGCAGGTTCGCAAAGGCGAGCACGGCACTACAGCCATTTTCTATACAACCTTAGAGAAAGAAAACGAAGACAGAGAAATCGACCAGATCCCGATGCTGAAAACCTTCAATGTGTTCAATGTTGAACAAATTGACGGCTTGCCTCTGACAACTGAAACAGTCAGCCCGGAAACAACCTTTGACCCGTTGCCGGAGGCTGAAAATCTGTTCCAGAAGAGCGGCGCAAACATCATTGAGAAAGGACAAAACGCTTTTTTCAGACCTTCAACCGATGAAGTCTGGCTACCGGAGCGCCATCTGTTTTCAGATGCAGCTAATTTCTACGCTACTGGCCTACATGAGCTGGTTCACTGGAGTGGTGGTAAAAAACGCTTGAACCGTGAAATGAGAGGGAGGTTTGGCAGTGCAGATTACGCGGAGGAGGAATTAGTGGCGGAGCTGGGAAGTGCCTTTCTGATGGCGGATCTGGGGATTGATGGAGAGGTACTGCATGAAAGCTATATTGCTTCTTGGCTGAAAGCGCTGAAAAACGACAAACGCTATATTTTCAAAGCTGCAAGTGCAGCATCAAAAGCGCATCGTTATTTGATGGATAAAGCTTAG